Proteins encoded together in one Hemiscyllium ocellatum isolate sHemOce1 chromosome 31, sHemOce1.pat.X.cur, whole genome shotgun sequence window:
- the hspb1 gene encoding heat shock protein beta-1: MSERRIPFSFMRSPSWEPFRDWHYPGRIFDQFFGMPAFPHDWSLSDWHGMWPGYIRPPLTAALAPAPAPAPSGETAGAVAATSGQDSGLSRQQSTGVSEIKVTSDKWKVNLDVNHFAPEEITVKTKDGYVEITGKHEERQDEHGFISRCFTRKYLLPPDTDPAIVTSTLSPSGILTVETPMKKPALQSSEITIPVTYESKAQIGVQDSKKATEATKK; the protein is encoded by the exons ATGTCCGAGCGCCGCATCCCCTTCAGCTTCATGCGGAGCCCCAGCTGGGAACCGTTCCGGGACTGGCACTACCCCGGCCGGATCTTTGACCAGTTCTTCGGGATGCCAGCCTTCCCGCACGACTGGTCACTCAGCGACTGGCACGGCATGTGGCCGGGCTACATTCGGCCCCCTCTGACCGCAGCGCTGGCCCCGGCTCCGGCCCCGGCTCCGAGCGGGGAAACAGCGGGGGCGGTGGCGGCGACCAGCGGGCAGGACAGCGGCCTGAGCCGGCAGCAGAGCACCGGGGTGTCCGAGATCAAGGTCACCTCAGACAAGTGGAAGGTCAACCTGGATGTGAACCACTTCGCCCCTGAAGAAATCACCGTCAAGACCAAGGATGGCTACGTGGAAATCACCG GAAAGCACGAAGAGCGACAGGATGAACACGGTTTCATTTCAAGATGCTTTACTCGGAAATATCT CTTGCCGCCAGATACGGACCCAGCTATAGTTACTTCAACATTGTCGCCCAGTGGCATACTAACAGTGGAAACCCCAATGAAGAAGCCAGCCCTGCAGTCCTCTGAGATCACCATCCCAGTCACCTATGAGTCTAAAGCCCAAATAGGAGTGCAGGATTCCAAGAAAGCAACTGAAGCAACAAAGAAGTGA